From one Miscanthus floridulus cultivar M001 unplaced genomic scaffold, ASM1932011v1 fs_644_1, whole genome shotgun sequence genomic stretch:
- the LOC136532503 gene encoding COP1-interacting protein 7-like, translated as MRPDARLDSVVFQLTPTRTRFNLVLIANGRKEKFASGLLKPFLAHLKAVQDQITKGGYSIILEPNSGFDVPWFTRGTVERFVRFVSTPEVLERVTTLESEILQLEDAIAIQSNDSLGLKSVEDHGRKLTESNEGGRANYDPDSATAIVVYKPGSNSMPPMQNETTAHEENSKVQLLRVLETRKNVLRKEQAMAFAHAVAAGFDIDNLGYLIAFAERFGAARLMKACSHFIELWKQKHEAGQWIEVEPEAMSTRSEFPPFNASGIVFMGDNIKPNLESGSINGEANGEDGAKADQKSSQQMGSHATYPPWAMHPSGAVVYPPYPMQGMPFYPGVNPYYPPYPPVDDPRYHYSGRKSSRKHSSDSKDSETLDVESDHSSSDRGSSLGRKSHRKGKRSGKKKPSVVVIKNVNVTSKKHGSSESESQSSSEVESADSVNSHSKSRERKHKSTSSKKKEGRRTIFDLGDEYSKDETSNGHDAEQGNWSAFQNFLLRAEEKTRSSDADLFAGEKEPPSRRKQNVNTADPILLADRDGGNVYERNKVGFDSANGRTRAIRVMSNDELIMSGEGRSYMDGEIKEIEAGGGRYRRGTGDDFMVYGQGSQIDRHSLLDPLAEAQYKNPVQQDKNRNGVADESFMIPLRSSSQDNIGAESRTTIDIDVELPSRIQKASDEKAGHQLFYEPDELVPERGFEDVSFGYDPAMDYDSHMQTTVKVEDAKTEDVVPVTEGDVQKVEKEKPRNAKDGSDKRRKDALLRRLSAPRTPLNDAQKRAQNLRAYKADLQKLKKEQEEEQIKRLERLKLERQKRIASRGNGKGPGNDAPKANGMNGLSKSVPNFTGLKKEKNGTTESLSDRLKRLSEPKSIAGAEHSLNPKPTGADHSRRRSMA; from the exons ATGAGGCCCGACGCCCGTCTGGATTCGGTGGTCTTCCAGCTCACCCCCACCCGGACCAG GTTCAATTTGGTTCTGATAGCGAATGGCCGGAAGGAGAAGTTTGCATCTGGTTTGTTGAAACCGTTCCTGGCTCACCTGAAGGCCGTCCAGGATCAGATTACCAAAGGAGGCTACTCGATCATACTTGAACCAAACTCAGGGTTCGATGTGCCGTGGTTCACGAGAGGCACCGTGGAGAG ATTTGTGCGTTTTGTGAGTACTCCGGAGGTCCTTGAGCGAGTCACAACACTAGAGTCTGAGATCCTGCAGCTTGAGGATGCCATTGCTATCCAGAGCAACGACAGTCTTGGATTAAAATCT GTCGAAGACCATGGAAGAAAGTTGACTGAAAGCAATGAAG GTGGACGGGCAAATTATGATCCTGATTCAGCCACGGCAATTGTTGTCTACAAG CCTGGGTCAAATTCAATGCCACCAATGCAGAATGAAACAACAGCACATGAGGAGAATTCAAA AGTTCAATTGCTCAGAGTGCTTGAAACCCGCAAAAATGTGTTAAGAAAAGAGCAGGCTATGGCTTTTGCTCATGCTGTGGCTGCTGGGTTTGACATTGACAACTTGGGTTACTTGATTGCGTTTGCAGAGCGCTTTGGTGCTGCACGTCTGAT GAAGGCATGTTCACATTTCATCGAACTGTGGAAGCAGAAGCATGAAGCTGGACAATGGATTGAAGTTGAACCTGAAGCAATGTCTACACGCTCTGAATTTCCTCCATTTAACGCATCTGGCATTGTGTTCATGGGAGACAACATTAAGCCAAACCTGGAATCAGGGTCTATTAATGGAGAGGCAAATGGCGAGGATGGAGCTAAAGCTG ATCAGAAGTCAAGCCAGCAGATGGGATCTCATGCTACATATCCTCCATGGGCAATGCATCCATCTGGTGCAGTTGTTTACCCACCTTATCCTATGCAAGGCATGCCTTTCTATCCTGGGGTGAATCCATACTACCCTCCATATCCTCCAGTGGATGATCCCAGGTACCACTACTCAGGAAGGAAATCTTCGAGGAAGCACTCCTCGGATAGCAAGGACTCAGAAACTCTTGATGTTGAAAGTGACCATAGCAGTTCAGATAGAGGAAGTTCTCTAGGTCGCAAGTCACATAGAAAGGGGAAGAGGTCTGGAAAGAAGAAGCCTAGTGTAGTTGTTATCAAGAATGTGAATGTAACATCTAAAAAGCATGGCTCATCAGAGAGTGAATCACAATCAAGTTCTGAAGTTGAGTCTGCGGACAGTGTCAATTCACACTCCAAATCAAGAGAAAGGAAGCATAAAAGCACAAGTTCAAAGAAAAAGGAGGGTAGGAGAACTATTTTTGACTTGGGAGATGAGTATAGCAAGGATGAAACGTCAAATGGCCACGATGCTGAACAAGGTAACTGGAGTGCATTCCAAAATTTCTTGTTGAGAGCAGAAGAAAAAACAAGATCTAGTGATGCAGACCTGTTTGCTGGTGAGAAAGAACCCCCGTCAAGGAGAAAACAGAATGTAAACACAGCAGATCCTATTCTTTTAGCTGACAGAGATGGTGGCAATGTCTATGAGCGGAACAAAGTAGGCTTTGATTCAGCCAATGGGAGGACTAGAGCTATCCGGGTCATGTCCAATGATGAACTTATTATGTCTGGAGAAGGGAGAAGCTATATGGATGGTGAAATAAAGGAGATTGAAGCGGGTGGAGGAAGGTACAGGAGAGGGACAGGTGATGACTTCATGGTTTATGGTCAGGGAAGTCAGATAGACAGACATAGTTTGTTGGATCCTCTTGCAGAGGCCCAGTACAAGAATCCTGTTCAGCAGGACAAGAATAGGAATGGTGTGGCGGATGAGTCCTTTATGATTCCTCTTAGGTCCAGCTCACAGGATAATATCGGAGCAGAAAGCAGAACTACTATTGACATAGATGTTGAGCTTCCTTCTAGAATTCAGAAAGCATCAGATGAAAAGGCTGGGCATCAGCTTTTTTACGAACCTGATGAATTGGTGCCAGAGCGTGGATTTGAAGATGTTTCATTTGGATATGATCCAGCAATGGATTATGATAGCCACATGCAGACTACTGTGAAGGTGGAAGATGCAAAAACAGAGGATGTCGTGCCAGTTACTGAGGGTGATGTACAAAAGGTAGAGAAAGAGAAGCCAAGGAATGCAAAGGATGGTTCAGATAAACGAAGGAAAGATGCCTTATTGAGGAGGCTATCAGCACCAAGGACCCCACTGAATGATGCACAAAAACGTGCACAGAACCTGCGTGCATATAAAGCAGACCTTCAGAAACTGAAGAAAGAACAG GAAGAAGAGCAAATAAAGCGATTGGAGAGGCTTAAATTGGAGAGGCAAAAGAGGATCGCCTCAAGAGGTAATGGAAAGGGCCCAGGGAATGATGCTCCTAAAGCGAATGGTATGAATGGACTTAGTAAATCAGTTCCAAACTTCACTGGGCTGAAAAAGGAGAAAAATGGAACAACTGAATCACTCAGCGATCGACTGAAGAGGCTTTCTGAACCCAAAAGCATTGCTGGGGCAGAGCATTCCTTGAATCCAAAGCCAACTGGTGCAGACCATTCACGAAGAAGAAGTATGGCATGA